Below is a window of Rhinoraja longicauda isolate Sanriku21f chromosome 10, sRhiLon1.1, whole genome shotgun sequence DNA.
gtatagcgtTGTATGATCTGAAGATAGCcagtaaaagctggagtaactcagcgggacaggcagcatctctggagagaaggaatgggtgacgtttcgggtcgagacccttctttgttacctgatctgtttggatagcatgcagaacaaagcttttcactgtagcttggtacaccAGGCAATAAAAAGCCTAAACCTAACTCTAAACcattcacaggaaggatgtggttttgGAAAGAAATCagaagaggtttagtttagaaatacagcgcggaaacaggccatttcggcccaccaggtccgcgccgcccagcgatccccgcacattaacactgtccgacacccactagggtcaattttcacatttaccaagccaattaacctacaaacctgtacgtctttggtgtgtgggaggaaaccgaagatattggagaaaacctacgcaggtcacggggagaacgtacaaactccgtacagacggcgcccgtagtcaggatggaacccgggtctccggcgctgcattcgctgtaaggcagcaactctaccgctgcgccatcgaagGAGCCCTTTgggattttggggggggggaaccggggcacccggaggcaacgcacagggagaaggtgcaaactccacacagacggtggCCGGTGGTTGGGATGGAGCCCAGGCCTCTGGCTccgtgaggcagcggccctacccgccgcgccaccgtgtggcCCAggggttcctccagtgctttgtgttcgtTCGTGTTGAGCCGGCGTTGTGGAGATGGGAATCagggggcgggcagtgagagggtacctGCTTCATCCTCGCCGAAGGAGATGATGTAGCGATGATACTGATTGCGGAGTCCGGGGAAGAGGCAGGTCTGGCCCCTGCCCATGCAGATCTTGTGATCGTGCCACGTGCCGCTTCTGGAATCTTCCGCCAACGCCATGAGGCGCCTGCAAGGGGCAGCAACAGCAGATGGCGGTCAATGCCGGTGAAGGTTCACAGCCAATAGACGCAGGATTTACACGCgccatttagttttgagatacagtgcggaaacaggcgctttcgGTACACGTGGTAATAAACTCAACTGACCAACTAACCTAGattgagtgaatgtggaaaggatatcTCCAGTAATTAgaaacagagggcacagccttaaaataaaaggaggtaccttcagaatagggttgccaactgtcccttattagccggggacatcctgtattttgggctaaattggtttgttcagtacgggaccacccttgtcccgcattaggcccggaCGATGCCGTgggctcagacactgtaggcccggacactgcaggcccggacagtcgggtgccgcctgacggaggttgcatagcaacccgcctcccggcctgggcggccgccattggtggagcgggagcacgtggccgctggctgggtgaggtcacgtggggcgcggggcagtgacgtcaccttgtcccgtatttggaagtgaggaagttggcaacccttgagATTCgacatgggaacaggctcttcggcccactgagtccgcgccgactagcaatcTGCCCTTACGCTAATTCTAGCCtatgcattagggacaatttaacatttttacagaagccaattaatctgcaaacctgcacgtctttggagtgtgggaggaaaccggagcacccggagaaaacccacgaggtcacagggagaacgtacaaactccatacagacaacacggtggcgcagcggtagagttgctgcctcacagcgccggagacccggttccatcccgactgcgggcgccgtctgtacggagttcgtacgttctcctcgtgacctgcgtgggttttctccgcaaagcttcggtttcctcccacactccaaagacgtgccccaaggtttgtaggttaattggcttggtataaatgtaaactgtcccccccagtttgtgtgtaagatagcgttaatgtgcggggatcgctggtcggtgcggactcggcgggccgaagggcctgtttctgcactgtatctctaacgtaaactaaactaaacagccgcggtcaggatcgaaccggggtctctggcgctgcaaggcagcaactctaccgccgcgccatcggTTGCCAGCGACTTACCCACTCATGAAGTCTCCAAATATGTAGAGCCCGTTGAGATTGGGGGACTGGCAGCCTCTGTAAATGTAGCCCCCGGTGACTGATTTACCCACACTGTGAGGATAAGCAAATATCGGCAGCACATCATCTGTAAAAGACCGACAGGGTGGAGCAGAGTCGGAGAGgccagtttcaatagacaatagacaataggtgcaggaggaggtcattcggcccttcgagccagcaccgccattcaatgtgatcatggctgatcattctcaatcagtaccccgttcctgccttctccccataccccctgactccgctatccttaagagctctatctagctctctcttaaatgcattcagagaattggcctccactgccttctgaggcagagaattccacagattcacaactctctgactgaaaaagtctttcctcgtctccgttctaaatggcctaccccttattcttaaactgtggccccttgttctggcctcccccaacattgggaacatgtttcctgcctctaacgtgtccaaccccttaataatcttatatgtttcgataagatcccctctcatccttctaaattctgagcgtttcattgtcatatcatatcatatcatatatatacagcgcggaaacaggccttttcggcccaccaagtccgcgtcgcccagcgatccccgcacattaacactatcctacacacactagggacaatttttttaacatttacccagtcaaattaacctacaaacctgtacgtctttggagtgtgggaggaaaccgaagatctcggagaaaacccacgcaggtcatggggagaacgtacaagatagtgtgtcccagatagaacaatgactctCTTACTtgatgcagcacaacacaatacagtgccctccataacgtttttttgacaaagacacatcatttgtttatttgcctctgtactccacaatttgagatttgtaatagaaaaaaaatcacacgtggttaaagtgcacattgtcagattttaataaaggccatttttatacattttggtttcaccatagttcccccccccatttcagggcaccacaataTTTGGGacgcagcaatgtcatgtaaatgaaagtagtcgtgtttagtattttgttgcatttcctttacatgcaatgactgcttgaagtctgcgattcatggacatcaccagttgctgggtgtcttctctggtgatgctctgccaggcctgtattgcagccatctttagcttatgcttgttttgggagctagtccccttcagttttcccttcagcatataaaaggcatgctcaattgggttcagatcgggtgattgacctggccaatcaagaattgaccattttttagctttgaaaaactcctttgttgctttagcagtatatttgggatcgttgtcttgctgtaaaatgaaccgccggccagtgagttttgaagcatttgtttgaacgtgagcagataggatgtgtttatacacttcagaattcattttgctactaccatcagcagttgtatcatcaatgaagataagtgagccagtaccttcagcagccatacatgcccaggccataacaccccaccaccgtgtttcacagatgaggtggtatgctttggatcttgggcagttccttctctcctccatactttgctcctgccatcactctgatacaagttaatcttcgtctcatctgtccacaagacctttttccagaactgtggttgctgttttaagtacttcttggcaaactgtaacttggccatcctatttttgcggctaaccagtggtttgcatcttgcagtgtagcctctgtatttctgttcatgaaatcttctgcgggcagtggtcattgacaaatccacacctgcctcctgaagagtgtttctgatctgtcggacaggtgtttggggatttttctttgttaTTGAGAGAATTCTTTTGTCgtcagctgtggaagtcttccttggcctgccagtccctttgcgattagtaagctcaccagtgttctctttcttcttaatgatgttccaaacaattgattttggtaagcctaaggtttggctgatgtgtcTAACAGTTGTAttattgtttctcagtctcataacggcttctttgactttcattggcacaactttggtcctcgtgttgataaacagcaataaaagtttccaaaggtgatggaaagactggaggaaagactaggtgctgagagctctcttatacctgcattaaggaggcaattaaacacacctgagcaattacaaacacctgtgaagccatgtgtcccaaacattatggtgccctgaaatgtgggggactatgtataaacacagctgtaatttctacatggtgaaaccaaaatgcataaaaataccctttaataaaatctgacaacgtgcactttaaccacatgtgattgctTTCTATAACAAATctaaaattgtggagtacagaggcaaataaataaatgatgggtctttgtcccacacattatggagggcattgtatgtAAACCTAGTACACTGTAAGCAATATATTAAACGAGAAATAAAtaattcagtgtgtgtgtgtgtgtgtgtgtgtgtgtagtcatagaacagaattgatgggctgaatggcctcttgctTCGATCTTCCATGTTTACAACTCATTAGAGTCGTACAGCCCAGTGctgtaaggaaacaggccattccgcccaacttatccacatgatatcccatttgcccgcgtttggcccatatccctctaaaccattcctacccacgtacctgtccaagtgtcttttaaatgttgttacagtcccagcctgaactacctcctctggcagctcgctccttacacccaccaccctctgagtgtaaaagttgcccctcgggttcctattaaatctttctcctctcacattaaacccatgtcccctggtaCTTGATTCAACCTGCTCTAGGTGcaacatggacaatgtgggccgaagggcctgtttctgggctgtacggttctatgttctattaataTCCGCAACCAATGGGCACAGGAAGgggcaatcccgactacgggcgctgtctgtacggagtttgtacgttctccccgtgacctgcgtgggttttctccgagatctttggtttcctcccacactccaaagacgtgcaggtttgtaggttaattggctgggtgtaaatgtaaaaattgtccctagtgtgtgtaggatggtgttaatgtgcggggatcgctgggcggtgcggacacggtgggccgaagggtctgtttccgcgctgtatctctaaaccaaatggaataaactaaactaagatacagcgcagaaacaggcccttcggcccactgggtccgcaccgaccagcgatccccgcacattaacactatcctacacacactggggacaatttttacatttataccgtgccgaccagcgatccccgcacggacTCAGGGGATTCAAAAATAAATTCTTACCTAAGGAAGAGTTTGCGCAGAGTTTTTTATCGTAGCAGGAAAAGCCTTCCTTGGCCTTCCAGCCATAGTTCCGGCCTTTCTCGATAATGTCCACCTCCTCGAACTTGTTCTGCCCAACGTCCCCACAGAAGATTCTTCCCTTGCCTTCCTTGGTCAGAGGGTCGCCGCGGTCCACGGAACACCGCCACATGTTCCGCACCCCGTAGGCGTAGACCTCCGGACGCGCACCAGGGTCCCGGGCAAACGGGTTGTCCACCGGGATCCGGTACAGCGGCCCGCGGTGGTTGTTGTTCACATCCACCCGAAGCACCTTCCCCAGTAAGGCCGACCTGCAAtgaggggagaggcagagagagaggcagagagagaggcagagagagaggcagagagagaggcagagagagagagagagagagagagagagagagagagagagagagagagagagagagagagagagagagagagagagagagagagagagagagagagagagagagagggggagagagagagagagagagagagagggggagagaagagaggaggagagagagagggggagagagagggggagagagagagggggagagagagagggggagagagagagggggagagagagagagaggagacacaCATCAACCTTCAACTcagttcaagatttcaagatttcaagatttcagtaTTTCAGGATTTCAAGATTTCAGGATTTCAGGATTTCAGGATTTCAATATTTCAAGATTTcaggatttcaagatttcaagatttcaggaTTTCTGTATCAGTATTTCAGGATTTCAAGATTTCAGGATTTCAGGATTTCAGGATTTCAAGAATTCAAGACTTCAGGATTTCAGGATTTCAAGATttctagggccgaatggcctcctcctgcacctattgtctataattgtgaAATTAATTCTCATTTGTATTTTTGTGAAGcgcaataaaatttaaaaaaaattaaatccccCAAAAATTTCCCCTTACTTATTTTGTGCGTTGCCATGTTTGCCGAAAGGATCGCCGGCCATTCCTCCGTCTCCGGTGAAGATGTACAGGAAGCCGTCGTCTCCAAACAGGAGCTGCCCACCGTTGTGGTTGGACGCTGGCTCATCCACCTCCAAAATAATCCTGGGGAGAGTAGACCCCGTGAGATTAACGCCTcacccccagtcactccctctatgCTTCACCCCAGTCAACGGCCTCTATGGAGGATACCACCGCCTCACGCCACCCCAGCAGAGCCACTAACGTCATTAGAGACTCCACACACCACCCCCCGGTCACCACCTGTTTGAACTGTTGCCGTCTGGCATGcgttacatagaaaaataggtgcaggaggaggccatttggcccttcatgccagcaccgccattcatcgtgatcatggctgatcatccacaatcagtaacccgtgcctgccttctccccatatcccttgattccactagcccctagagctctatctaactctcttttaaattcaaccagtgaattggcctccactgccttctgtggcgcaacggtagagttgctgccttacagcgaatgcagcgccggagactcaggttcgatcctgactacgggtgctgtactgtaaggagtttgtacgttctccccgtgacctgcgtgggttttctccgagatcttcggtttcctcccacactccaaagacgtacaggtatgtaggttaattgactgggtaaatgtaaaacattgtccctagtgtgtgtaggatagtgttaatgtgcggggatcgctgggcggcgcggactcggtgggccgaaaaggcctgtttccgcgctgtatctgaaatatgaaaaaataaatatgaagattcacaactctctgactgaaaaactctctgactcactgtgatggatggggtTTCTTTGTTgtcgttttgtgttggtttgtgattgtgtgtgttattgtttatttttaattgctcttattgctggactgtgtgggtggcctttcatttcactgtgtgtacacatcttgtatgtgtattgacttgacttgacttgacttggcctgacttgacctgacctgacctgacttgacctgacttgacttgacttgacctgacctgacctgacttgacttgacctgacttgacttgacttgacctgacctgACTTGACCTGACCTGACTTGACTTAACCTGACTTGACctgacctgacttgacttgacttgacctgacctgacttgacctgacttgacctgacttgacttgacttgacctgacttgacctgacctgacttgacttgacttgacctgacttgacctgacttgacttgacctgacctgacttgacttgacttgacttgacttgacttgacttgacttgacttgacttgacctgacctgacctgacttgacttgacttgacctgacttgacttgacttgacctgacttgacctgacctgacctgacttgacctgacttgacctgacctgacttgacctgacttgacctgacctgacttgacttgacttgacttgacttgacttgacttgacttgacttgacttgacctgacttgacttgacttgacctgacctgacctgacctgacctgacctgacttgacttgacttgacctgacctgACTTggcctgacttgacttgacctgacttgacttgacttgacctgacctgacttgacttgacttgacctaacttgacttgacctgacttgacttgacttgacttgacctaactTGACTTGACCTAACTTGACCTGACTTGTACATCTACAACGCGATGGAGTGGAGCCACTGACCTCTCTGAGCGATGGTCCAACACGTTCATGTCGGAGGAGGACACGGTGAACTCGCTGACTCGGATTTTCTCCTGGAGGTGCAGCTCGATGGAGTAGTAGATGTAGACCTTCCCTGTGCGTCGGTAGGCGGGGTGGAAGGCCAGGCCGAGGAACCCTCGCTCGTCCCCTTCCCATGGGGAGCTGAGGACGGCCTGGGAGATGTTGAGGAAGGGTCTCTCCAGCCTGGCCCTGGAGTGGAGGTAGACCCAGACCAGGCCCAGCTGCTCGGCGATGAAGACGCGGTGCGTGCCGTCGTTGGCGTGGGCCATGGCGACGGGGTTACGTAGGCCGTTGGCCACCTCCTCCACGCACAGCTGGAGGCACCCGTCTGTGcccgcccccaccacccccaggcCCCTGGTCAGGTTGCCGTTGGTCAGCACGTGCGGGTAGCAATAGTCCAGGTCCTGCAGCCTCACGGCCTGGCAGAACCTCCTCCTGCTGGCCACCAGGTCCAGGAGAGGTCCATCGCCCACCAGCAGGGGCAGGGCAGGCTGGCACTTGGCCCACAGCTCCGTGCAGTAGTCTCTGCACAGTCCGGGCAAACGCCTGGTGGGAGTCGAAGGGTCTTCCGCATCGAACAGGTGGGCGGCGTAGGGGGAGCACGCCTGcaaaggacacacacacacaccaccatcaGACTCGGGGAATGCCCACCAACACCGTCACAGagtggcacagcatggaaacaggccctgccgcccaactcccccaactcccccaagccccatctacacttgacccacctgcccgcgtttggcccacatccctcaaaaaCCTCTCCGATCCATGTATCCATgatccaccagtctgaagaagggtctcgaaccgaaacgtcacctattcattttctccagagatgctgcctgacctgctgagttactccagcactctgtgaaacgtcacctatccatgtcctccacagatgctgcctgacccgctgagttattccagcactctgtgaaacgtcacctatccatgttctccacagatgctgcctgacccactgagttaccccagcattttgtgtttgtcttggtttaaaccagcatctgcagttccttcctacagtccaAGTgtcttgggtagactgatgggactgaaggctgataaatccccagggcctgatggtctgcatcccagagtacttaaggaggtggctctagaaatagtggaagcattggagatcatttttcaatgttctatagattcaggatcagttgctgtggcttggaggatagcaaatgttatcccactttttaagaaaggagggagagagaaaacgggtaattatagaccagttagtctgacatcagtggtggggaagatgctggagtcaattataaaagacgaaattgctgagcatttggatagcagtaacgggatcattccgagtcagcatggatttacgaaggggaaatcatgcttgacaaatctactggaattttttgaggatgtaactaggaaaattgacaagggagagtcagtggatgtggtgtacctcgactttcagaaagccttcgacaaggtcccacataggagattagtgggcaaaattagggcacatggtattgggggtagggtactgacatggatagaaaattggttgacagacagaaagcaaagagtggggataaatgggtccctttcggaatggcaggcagtgaccagtggggtaccgcaaggttcggtgctgggatcccagctatttacgatatacattaatgacttagacgaagggattaaaagtaccattagcaaatttgcagatgatactaagttggggggtagtgtgaattgtgaggaagatgcaataaggctgcagggtgacttggacaggttgtgtgagtgggcggatacatggcagatgcagtttaatgtagataagtgtgaggttattcactttggaagtaagaatagaaaggcagattattatctgaatggagtcaagttaggaggagggggagttcaacgagatctgggtgtcctagtgcatcagtcaatgaaaggaagcatgcaggtacagcaggcagtgaagaaagccaatggaatgttggccttcgtaacaagaggagttgagtataggagcaaagaggtccttctacagttgtaccgggccctggtgagaccgcacctggagtactgtgtgcagttttggtctccaaatttgaggaaggatattcttgctatggagggcgtgcagcgtaggttcactaggttaattcccggaatggcaggactgtcgtatgttgaaaggctggagcgattgggcttgtatacactggaatttagaaggatgaggggggatcttattgaaacatataagataattaggggattggacacattagaggcagataacatgttcccaatgttgggggaatccagaacaaggggccacagtttaagaataaggggtaggccatttagaacggagatgaggaagaactttttcagtcagagagttgtgaaggtgtggaattctctgcctcagaaggcagtggaggccagttcgttggatgctttcaagagagagctagatagagctcttaaggatagcggagtgagggggtatggggagaaggcaggaacggggtactgattgagagtgatcagccatgatcgcattgaatggcggtgctggctcgaagagctgaatggcctcctcctgcacctattgtctattgtctattgtctattgtcttgttagATAAGTGTTAGATaacttcagttcagagatacaggttgtaagcaggcccttcgacccaccgagtccgtgccaaccaatggtCACGCCattcactgacactatcctacagaagccaattaacctacaaaccagcacgtctttggaatgtgtgaaggaaccggagcacccggagaaaacccaccaggtcacggggagaacgtacagacagcacccgtagtcaggatcgaaccgggtttttggcgctgtaaggcagcgattttaccgctgtgccactgtgctgatcTAAATGCTgtgacctgcctcgactacctcttctggaagcccattccatataaccaccgcccactgaatgaaaaggttgcccctcaggttcccattaaatttagagtctagtttagagataccgtgcggaaacaggcccttatcttatcgaaacatataagatcattaaggggttggacacgttagaggcaggaaacatgttcccaatgttgggggagtccagaacaaggggccacagtttaagaataagtgttaggccatttagaacggagatgagggaaaactttttcagtcagagagttgtgaatctgtggaattctctgcctcagaaggcagtggaggccaattctctgaatgcattcaagagagagcaggatagagctcttaaggatagcggagtcagggggtatggggagaaggcaggaacggggtactgattgagaatgatcagccatgatcacattgaatggcggtgctggctcgaggggccgaatggcctcacctgcacctattgtctattgtctattgtctacatgatcatgagaggaatgcacagagtcttttacccagagtaggggaatcaagaaccagagggtgtaggtttaaggtgagagaggaaagatttagggtggtcacggtggcgcagcggtcacggtggcgcagcggtagagttgctgcctcacagcgaatgcagcgccggagacctgggttcgatcccgactacgggcgccgtctgtacggagtttgtacgttctccccgtgacctgcgtgggttttctccgagatcttcagtttcctcccacactccaaagacgcgcaggtttgtaggttaattgactgggcaaatgtaaaaatgatccctagtgggtgtaggatagtgttaatgtacggggatcgctgggcggcgcggacccggtgggccgaaagggcctgtttccgcgctgtatctctaaatctaaactaaatagatgcaggaaaaatattcccaatgttgggcgaatccagaaccaggggccacaccgtctaagaataaaggggaggccatttaaaactgaggtgggaaggaactatttcacccagagttgtgaatttgtggaattctctgccacagaaggcagtggaggccaattcactggacgaatttaagagagagttagatagagctctaggggctagtggaatcaagggatatggggagaaggcaggcatgggttactgattgtggacgatcagccatgatcacaatgaattgcggtgctggctcgaagggccaaatggcctcctcctgcacctattttctatgtttctaaactaaaataaaaatcggtcaatcaataaacaatagacaatagacaataggtgcaggaggaggccattcggcccttcgagccagcaccgccattcaatgtgatcatggctgatcaatgtcCATAGTCTTGTCCTCCACCAGTCTCTGGCCCTAACAGCGTCACTTACCGCACACAAGATGTCTTGTACAAACACAGCACAGGTGTAGTACAGAGAGTAGTCCACCTTGTCCATCACCCTGTAGAAGCGATCCCTGATGTCCATGTCCTGGGCTGAGTCACAGCAGCCCAGGGTGGTGTAGCGCGAGCAGAATGCCAGGCCTtggggagggcggaaggggggCTTGAAGTCCAGGCACTGGGGGTGGCCGCTGACCAAAGGGAAGACAGAGGGGAGGAGGATACAAAATGGCCACGTCCTGCCACGCCGGGCAAAACTGCCGCCCGGCCCAGCCCTCATCTCCAGTACCAGAGGTGCTCAGAGTTAGCGACGGAGAGAGAACGACCCGTGACGGTTGGGGTCTGTGCCGGTCGCGGTTGGAG
It encodes the following:
- the LOC144597707 gene encoding HHIP-like protein 1: MRAGPGGSFARRGRTWPFCILLPSVFPLVSGHPQCLDFKPPFRPPQGLAFCSRYTTLGCCDSAQDMDIRDRFYRVMDKVDYSLYYTCAVFVQDILCAACSPYAAHLFDAEDPSTPTRRLPGLCRDYCTELWAKCQPALPLLVGDGPLLDLVASRRRFCQAVRLQDLDYCYPHVLTNGNLTRGLGVVGAGTDGCLQLCVEEVANGLRNPVAMAHANDGTHRVFIAEQLGLVWVYLHSRARLERPFLNISQAVLSSPWEGDERGFLGLAFHPAYRRTGKVYIYYSIELHLQEKIRVSEFTVSSSDMNVLDHRSERIILEVDEPASNHNGGQLLFGDDGFLYIFTGDGGMAGDPFGKHGNAQNKSALLGKVLRVDVNNNHRGPLYRIPVDNPFARDPGARPEVYAYGVRNMWRCSVDRGDPLTKEGKGRIFCGDVGQNKFEEVDIIEKGRNYGWKAKEGFSCYDKKLCANSSLDDVLPIFAYPHSVGKSVTGGYIYRGCQSPNLNGLYIFGDFMSGRLMALAEDSRSGTWHDHKICMGRGQTCLFPGLRNQYHRYIISFGEDEAGELYFLSTRIPTATSPSGAVYKIVDPSRRAPPRKCHYTPLPVKVKSKLINFAPRPRLRKKPGRPRARGRPVSVAGNSTDWFVELLRSLERLQEGAGGDAGRGAVAAVTTPRPHVPVDGAVRLAGAEGVPGRGTVEVYVGGAWGTVCDDLWELRAAAVVCRQLGFPAALAAYRKAELGAGGGPVLLDDVQCRGDEDNLLQCRHAPDTEINCSHREDAGVWCGDSRS